Genomic segment of Pseudomonas sp. CCI4.2:
TCGATGCGCTGGTTAGAGTGTTTCGACAGGAAACCCATCGCCAGATAACCGTGGGCGAAGTGCAGTTCAAGCCATTCGAAACCGACATCACGGGCACGTATGGCTGCCGCCACGTGGTCTGCTTTCACCTTGGCGATGTCGTCGAGGGTCATGGCCCGAGGCACTCTTCGCAGTCCGCCGCCGAGGGCGATGGCCGAGGCCGACAGGGGTTGCCAGCTGCGCGGATCGTCTTCAGCCATGTGGTCGTCACCTTCCCAAGGCCGGTTGGCGCTGGCTTTACGGCCGGCGTGACCCAGTTGGATCCCCGGCACGGCGCCGGCCTGTTTGATCGACTCAACGATGGGCCGCAGCGCTTGGGCTTGTTCGTCATTCCATAGACCGACGTCACCTATGCTGATCCGCGCTTCGGGCGAAACTGAGGTTCCTTCAACGGTCACCAGCGCGGCGCCGCCTCGGGCCAAGCCTGCGTAATGAACGTGGTGCCATTCTTGGGTCACGCCGTCGATGGCTGAGTATTGGCACATCGGCGACACAATGATGCGATTGCGCAGCGTCACGCTTTTAAGGGTGAACGGCTGGAAGAGAGCTGACATGTTCAGAATTCCTGAGGGTGGATTTCGCACTGGCTGCGATGACATGGGACATGTAGGAGCGCGCTTGCCCGCGATCGGCTGCGCAGCAGTCGAAATCAAGCAGCTCGACTCTCCCAATTGGAACTGGAAGAGCCGTAGGGACCGCTTCGCGCTCCATCGCGGGCAAGCGCGCTCCTACAATGTGTTATGCGTTAATTAGAAGAGGGACAGGGCAATCAACTGACCTTGCTGCGCAGCAGTTCCAGGGTCGCAAATACTTCCGATGGCTCTGGGCGCAGCGTGTAGTCAGTGTTGACCTCGGGCATCGAGTTTGGCTTGAAGCGTCATGCTGATTTCCTTGCACTGGGGAGTGGATGGGTCAACTATCGCCCATGCAAAAAATCCGAACTAGACCCTAAACCTGAGTATCAGTTATTCAAATCTGCCATGAGTGATCATCTGTTTTCTCTGCGATTGTTCGTCCGCGTCGCACGCAAAGGCAGCTTTTCGGCGGCGGGGCGCGACCTGAATATTCCGCAGCCCACCGTCTCGCGTCTGGTATCCGCCTTGGAAAAAGAAGGTGGGCGCGGCGCTGCTGATTCGCACCACCCGTGCCGTCAGCCTGACCGAAGCGGGGGCAGAATTTCTTGCTCGGCTGAAAAGGTAAAGCGGTCTCAGTGCGGGTGGACGCGCAACGGACGGTGAAGGTGAATGAAGTATCAACCGCAGCAGCGGTCGTTGGGTTGGGGATCTCAATGATCCAGGGCGGCTGCTGGAATGAAATCCACTCAGGTACGTTGGTGCAGATGCTCCCGGAATGGAACATGGGCATGATTGACGTACATGCAGTGTTTGCGGCCGGTCGGGCAGCCAAACCATCAGCCCGAACGTTTGCGGATTTCCTTATTGCCGAGTTGGACGAGACGACCCTTCAGCGAGCCAAACAGCCTGACTGATACACCGCGTGAAAGCCCTTCGCCAACAAGTTGGCTCTACAGGGGGGAAGAAACAGCATCCAACAACCACTCCCGCAGCGCCCGTATCTTTGGCAATTGCGCCCGTGAAGCCGGGTAGATCAGGTAATAACCAATGCCTTGATTAAGCTCCGTTTTAAACGGCGCCACTAACACCCCGTCTTTCAAACTTTCTCGCACCAGGTTCAGGTCGCCCAAGGCAATTCCCTGTCCACGGGTTGCAGCCGACAACGCCAGGTCCAGGGTGTCGAACGTCTGTCCGCGATGGGAGGCGATGCTTGCGACCCCGGCCGCTTCCAGCCAGCGGCGCCAGCCATTGGCCGGTATGCAATGCAGCAGCGGCATCGACTTCAGGTCGGCGGGTTGTGTCAGGCGCTTGGCCATTTCCGGCGAGCACACTGGCGTGAGTCGCTCGGCCATCAACGGAATCGCGTCGACGCCTTTCCAATCGCCGCGGCCGTGAATAATTGCCGCATCAATGTCGCTGTCCTCGAAGCGCGGCTCCCACGCATCGTAGGTGGTGACGCGCACGTCCACGTCGGGCATTAACACCCGAAGGCTAGGCAGCAGTGGCAGAAACCAGCGGGTGGCCAAGGTGGGCGGCATGCGCAAGGTCAATACCTGGCTGGCGGTGCGCAGGTTGTTGCACATGTTAGTCAGGCGTGCGAAAGCGTCATCGACCACCGGCAGTAACGCCTCCGCTTCCGGTGTCATCCGCAGGCCGGTTTTGTGGCGGATAAACAGGATTACCCCCAGGTGCTCTTCCAACTGTTGAATCTGTCGGCTGATCGCGCTCTGGGTGACAAATAACGCCTTGGCGGCACGGCTAAATGTGCCGTAACGCGCCGCCGCGGCGAACACTTCCAGGCCCCGCAGCGGTGGCAGTCGCGATTGAAAATCCGGGTTGTCCGATACATGAGCTGTAGGCATGGATTGCATGAGAATTCACCGCGTTTACTCCTGAGTACAGCGAGCTTAACGTAATTCGTCTCGCTTCCATAAAACCCTCTCACGCATGGATGCCCCTGGCTTCGTGAGTGCTGAAGACACCGTTGTGGGCCACGAACCTTGAATTCATCTGGAGTAGTTGTATGAAGCGCGTAATCCTCGATCAGTCGTTGCTTTGGGCACAGGTAGTTGACGTTGCGAAGGAAGACGCTTTC
This window contains:
- a CDS encoding NADH:flavin oxidoreductase/NADH oxidase, whose protein sequence is MSALFQPFTLKSVTLRNRIIVSPMCQYSAIDGVTQEWHHVHYAGLARGGAALVTVEGTSVSPEARISIGDVGLWNDEQAQALRPIVESIKQAGAVPGIQLGHAGRKASANRPWEGDDHMAEDDPRSWQPLSASAIALGGGLRRVPRAMTLDDIAKVKADHVAAAIRARDVGFEWLELHFAHGYLAMGFLSKHSNQRIDEYGGSFENRTRFMLETLAAVREVWPQHLPLAVRLGVIEYDGQDEEHLLESIELAKQLKAIGVDLLDVSMGFSTATPDVPWGTPAFLAPIAQRLRREVGLPVTASWGIGTPELAESALAEGQLDLVSFGRAMLDNPHWPLHAARKLGVENPSWVLPAPYAHWLERYSVA
- a CDS encoding LysR family transcriptional regulator, which translates into the protein MSDHLFSLRLFVRVARKGSFSAAGRDLNIPQPTVSRLVSALEKEGGRGAADSHHPCRQPDRSGGRISCSAEKVKRSQCGWTRNGR
- a CDS encoding LysR substrate-binding domain-containing protein, which encodes MDAQRTVKVNEVSTAAAVVGLGISMIQGGCWNEIHSGTLVQMLPEWNMGMIDVHAVFAAGRAAKPSARTFADFLIAELDETTLQRAKQPD
- a CDS encoding LysR substrate-binding domain-containing protein codes for the protein MQSMPTAHVSDNPDFQSRLPPLRGLEVFAAAARYGTFSRAAKALFVTQSAISRQIQQLEEHLGVILFIRHKTGLRMTPEAEALLPVVDDAFARLTNMCNNLRTASQVLTLRMPPTLATRWFLPLLPSLRVLMPDVDVRVTTYDAWEPRFEDSDIDAAIIHGRGDWKGVDAIPLMAERLTPVCSPEMAKRLTQPADLKSMPLLHCIPANGWRRWLEAAGVASIASHRGQTFDTLDLALSAATRGQGIALGDLNLVRESLKDGVLVAPFKTELNQGIGYYLIYPASRAQLPKIRALREWLLDAVSSPL